The proteins below come from a single Streptomyces tubercidicus genomic window:
- a CDS encoding ATP-binding protein: MIGVSDSAAAGVPEPGSGSARRRGKAAGAATAEWSFPADPGAVRTARTAVRRVMDDWGLNGAADMAVLLVSELVTNSLRHASGPIGVRMVLLSSDGLLVEVSDPLPDPPLERDAAPDDEGGRGLQLVACSSRRWGTRRGKSGKTVWFELSVAG; encoded by the coding sequence GTGATCGGCGTGAGCGACAGCGCAGCGGCAGGGGTCCCTGAGCCCGGCTCCGGCAGTGCGCGCAGGCGCGGCAAGGCAGCCGGTGCCGCCACCGCCGAATGGAGCTTTCCGGCCGATCCCGGAGCGGTGCGCACCGCCCGTACGGCGGTCCGGCGGGTCATGGATGACTGGGGTCTGAACGGCGCCGCCGATATGGCCGTACTACTCGTCAGCGAGCTCGTCACCAACTCCCTGCGCCATGCGAGCGGCCCGATCGGCGTCCGTATGGTGCTGCTCAGCTCCGACGGGCTGCTCGTCGAGGTCTCCGATCCGCTGCCGGACCCGCCGCTGGAGCGCGACGCCGCCCCCGATGACGAGGGAGGGAGGGGATTGCAGCTGGTCGCATGCAGTTCGCGGCGCTGGGGGACGCGGCGCGGAAAGAGCGGTAAGACAGTGTGGTTCGAGCTGTCGGTGGCTGGTTAG
- a CDS encoding (deoxy)nucleoside triphosphate pyrophosphohydrolase has product MTTVRVVVGGAVCERGRLLAARRSAPPALAGRWELPGGKVEDDETPQQALERELREELGVEAAALERIPGEWVLRPGYVLQVWTARLVSGVPRPLEDHDELRWLLPGEENQVDWLDQDRPAVAEAMRRLAATAGATGVRP; this is encoded by the coding sequence ATGACGACCGTGCGCGTAGTGGTGGGCGGAGCGGTGTGCGAGCGCGGGCGGCTGCTGGCCGCACGGCGCAGCGCACCGCCCGCGCTGGCCGGCCGCTGGGAGCTGCCCGGCGGCAAGGTGGAGGACGACGAAACACCCCAGCAGGCGCTGGAGCGTGAGCTGCGCGAGGAGCTGGGTGTCGAGGCCGCGGCCCTGGAGCGGATTCCCGGCGAGTGGGTGCTGCGCCCCGGCTATGTCCTCCAGGTGTGGACGGCCCGGCTGGTGTCCGGGGTGCCGCGGCCGCTGGAGGATCACGACGAGCTGCGCTGGCTGCTTCCGGGCGAGGAGAACCAGGTCGACTGGCTGGATCAGGACCGCCCGGCGGTCGCCGAGGCGATGCGCCGACTGGCCGCCACGGCCGGAGCGACGGGCGTACGGCCGTAA
- a CDS encoding SPOR domain-containing protein: MTDGGAVLPWLVIRQDEGGNRYRVGRYATRAEAQRVADRLETRGRQQLYVVEKADRAAT; encoded by the coding sequence ATGACTGACGGTGGAGCGGTGCTCCCCTGGCTCGTCATCCGCCAGGACGAAGGGGGCAACCGGTATCGCGTGGGCCGGTATGCCACCCGAGCGGAGGCGCAGCGGGTGGCCGACCGGCTCGAAACGCGTGGCCGCCAGCAGCTCTATGTGGTCGAGAAGGCCGACCGGGCGGCGACCTGA
- a CDS encoding APC family permease, protein MSTTKTPSAEQGAHSNYRRSLGTIALTATGLGSIIGSGWLFGAERAAAIAGPAAILAWVIGALVALTIALTYTELGSMFPKAGGMVRYGQYSHGSLAGYLAAWANWIAIVSVIPGEATASVQYMSSWDFGWAQALYDGKELTGTGVGLASVLLIFYFFLNWFAISLFAKTNTAITVFKVVVPALTASALMLAHFDTDNIVHHGGFTPNGWSSVFTAVAVSGIVWAYNGFQSPLNLAAEARNPGRSLPKAVVWSILIALVIYVALQVAFLMAVPGDKLAAGGGWAGLGFNSPLADLAIAWGLNWLALLLYADAFVSPSGTGMIYAATTSRMIQGVQENGHLPGIFGKVDKKTGVPRPALLLNLVIAFLFLAIFRGWGSLAEIVSVATVISYITGPVAVMSLRRVSPDLKRPVKLKAMPVIAPIAMIFGSLVLYWGRWPLTGKVILIMAVGLPVWAWYEIGKPLTQGRKPWAELRPHLKAGAWMVAYLLVMATVSYLGGKEFGGKGYLPEGWDIALVAVIGLAFYYWGVRSSWRNPTLVQAESEMRAAEAAAEAGETEGAKASVGA, encoded by the coding sequence GTGAGCACGACGAAGACCCCGAGTGCGGAGCAGGGCGCGCACTCGAACTACCGTCGGTCCCTCGGGACCATCGCCCTGACCGCCACTGGTCTCGGGTCCATCATCGGTTCCGGCTGGCTCTTCGGAGCCGAGCGGGCCGCCGCCATCGCCGGCCCTGCCGCGATCCTCGCCTGGGTCATCGGCGCGCTCGTCGCGCTGACGATCGCCCTCACCTACACCGAGCTCGGCTCGATGTTCCCCAAGGCCGGCGGCATGGTCCGCTACGGCCAGTACTCCCACGGCTCGCTCGCCGGCTACCTCGCCGCCTGGGCCAACTGGATCGCGATCGTCTCGGTCATCCCGGGTGAGGCCACCGCCTCCGTCCAGTACATGAGTTCCTGGGACTTCGGCTGGGCGCAGGCGCTGTACGACGGCAAGGAGCTGACCGGCACCGGCGTCGGCCTCGCCAGCGTGCTGCTGATCTTCTACTTCTTCCTCAACTGGTTCGCGATCTCGCTGTTCGCGAAGACCAACACCGCGATCACGGTCTTCAAGGTCGTCGTCCCGGCGCTGACCGCGAGCGCGCTGATGCTGGCGCACTTCGACACCGACAACATCGTCCACCACGGCGGTTTCACGCCCAACGGCTGGAGCTCGGTCTTCACCGCCGTCGCCGTCTCCGGCATCGTCTGGGCCTACAACGGCTTCCAGTCCCCGCTGAACCTCGCCGCCGAGGCCCGCAACCCCGGCCGTTCGCTGCCCAAGGCCGTGGTCTGGTCGATCCTGATCGCGCTGGTCATCTATGTCGCGCTGCAGGTCGCGTTCCTGATGGCGGTGCCCGGCGACAAGCTGGCCGCCGGCGGCGGCTGGGCCGGTCTCGGCTTCAACTCGCCGCTCGCCGACCTCGCCATCGCCTGGGGCCTGAACTGGCTGGCGCTGCTGCTGTACGCGGACGCCTTTGTCTCCCCGTCCGGCACCGGCATGATCTACGCCGCCACCACCTCCCGCATGATCCAGGGTGTGCAGGAGAACGGTCATCTGCCGGGCATCTTCGGCAAGGTGGACAAGAAGACCGGTGTGCCGCGTCCGGCGCTGCTGCTCAACCTCGTGATCGCCTTCCTCTTCCTCGCGATCTTCCGCGGCTGGGGCTCGCTCGCCGAGATCGTCTCGGTGGCCACGGTCATCTCGTACATCACCGGCCCGGTCGCGGTGATGTCGCTGCGCCGCGTCTCCCCGGACCTCAAGCGCCCGGTGAAGCTGAAGGCGATGCCGGTGATCGCCCCGATCGCGATGATCTTCGGCTCGCTGGTTCTGTACTGGGGCCGCTGGCCGCTGACCGGCAAGGTCATTCTGATCATGGCCGTCGGACTCCCGGTCTGGGCCTGGTACGAGATCGGCAAGCCGCTGACCCAGGGCCGCAAGCCGTGGGCCGAGCTGCGCCCGCATCTGAAGGCCGGTGCCTGGATGGTGGCGTATCTGCTGGTCATGGCCACCGTCTCGTATCTGGGTGGCAAGGAGTTCGGCGGCAAGGGCTATCTGCCCGAGGGCTGGGACATCGCCCTGGTCGCCGTGATCGGACTCGCCTTCTACTACTGGGGCGTGCGCAGCTCCTGGCGCAACCCGACGCTGGTCCAGGCCGAGAGCGAGATGCGCGCGGCCGAGGCGGCTGCCGAGGCCGGGGAGACCGAAGGGGCCAAGGCTTCCGTCGGGGCCTGA
- a CDS encoding GntR family transcriptional regulator, which translates to MPFGEQPAYLRVAGDLRQKIVDGVLPPHTRLPSQARIREEYGVSDTVALEARKVLMAEGLVEGRSGSGTYVREQPVPRRIARVGFHAAGGCTPFRQEQTDERVRGTWESSSEQEVAGAVVAARLRIPHGAKVMRTRYVFRAEGEPSMLSTSWEPLEVTGRTPVMLPEEGPLAGRGVVERMAAIDVVVDNVTEEVGARPALAEEAMTLGGVPGHAVLVVSRTYFAGGRPVETADVITLADRYRVAYHLPVK; encoded by the coding sequence GTGCCTTTCGGTGAGCAGCCCGCGTACCTCCGCGTCGCCGGCGACCTGCGCCAGAAAATCGTCGACGGGGTGCTGCCGCCGCACACCCGCCTTCCCTCCCAGGCGCGCATCCGCGAGGAGTACGGCGTCTCGGACACCGTCGCCCTGGAAGCGCGCAAGGTCCTGATGGCCGAGGGGCTGGTCGAGGGCCGCTCGGGATCGGGGACCTATGTGCGCGAACAGCCCGTCCCGCGCCGTATCGCCCGGGTCGGATTCCATGCGGCCGGTGGCTGTACGCCCTTCCGGCAGGAGCAGACGGACGAGCGGGTGCGGGGCACCTGGGAGTCCAGCAGCGAGCAGGAGGTGGCCGGTGCGGTGGTCGCCGCCCGGCTGCGCATTCCGCACGGGGCCAAGGTGATGCGGACGCGCTATGTCTTCCGGGCGGAGGGGGAGCCGTCGATGCTCTCGACCTCGTGGGAGCCCCTGGAGGTGACGGGACGGACGCCCGTGATGCTGCCGGAGGAGGGGCCGCTGGCGGGCCGCGGGGTGGTCGAACGGATGGCGGCCATCGATGTGGTGGTGGACAACGTCACCGAGGAGGTCGGTGCCCGGCCGGCGCTGGCGGAGGAGGCGATGACGCTGGGCGGGGTGCCGGGGCATGCGGTGCTGGTCGTCTCGCGGACGTACTTCGCGGGCGGCCGGCCGGTCGAGACGGCCGATGTCATCACCCTCGCGGACCGCTATCGGGTCGCCTATCACTTGCCTGTGAAGTAG
- a CDS encoding PIG-L deacetylase family protein: MPVEPQLSPMPRDWQRALAVVAHPDDLEYGAAAAIAEWTTAGRQVSYLLVTRGEAGIDGLAPAECAPVRETEQRAGAALVGVHTVEFLDDHHDGVIEAGPALRRDLAAAIRRHRPELLIALNHHDTWGGVQWNSADHRVVGRAVLDAAGDAGNRWIFPELAGAQGLAPWNGVRWVAVAGSPYPTHAAEVGPGIDRAVDSLAAHSTYIKGLGGSGTDPHAYARNFIEQTLRNGGERYRGRPATLFQLFPR, from the coding sequence ATGCCCGTCGAACCCCAGCTCTCCCCCATGCCCAGGGACTGGCAGCGGGCGCTCGCCGTCGTCGCCCACCCGGACGACCTCGAATACGGCGCCGCGGCCGCCATCGCCGAATGGACCACCGCGGGTCGCCAGGTCAGCTATCTCCTGGTCACCCGCGGCGAGGCCGGTATCGACGGGCTCGCCCCCGCCGAGTGCGCCCCGGTCCGCGAGACCGAGCAACGGGCCGGTGCCGCGCTCGTCGGCGTCCACACCGTGGAATTCCTCGACGACCACCACGACGGTGTCATCGAGGCCGGCCCGGCGCTGCGCCGCGATCTGGCCGCGGCCATCCGCCGCCACCGCCCGGAGCTGCTGATCGCCCTCAACCACCACGACACCTGGGGCGGCGTCCAGTGGAACAGCGCGGACCACCGGGTGGTGGGCCGCGCCGTCCTGGACGCGGCGGGCGACGCCGGCAACCGCTGGATCTTCCCCGAACTCGCCGGGGCCCAGGGCCTGGCGCCCTGGAACGGCGTGCGCTGGGTGGCCGTGGCGGGCTCCCCGTACCCCACACACGCCGCCGAGGTCGGCCCCGGCATCGACCGCGCGGTCGACTCGCTGGCGGCCCACAGCACCTACATCAAGGGCCTGGGCGGCTCCGGAACGGACCCCCACGCCTACGCCCGCAACTTCATCGAACAGACACTGCGCAACGGCGGCGAACGCTACCGGGGCCGCCCCGCGACGCTCTTCCAGCTCTTCCCCCGCTGA
- a CDS encoding carbonic anhydrase, producing the protein MDGARHPDRRALLAGGLFVATAALSGCSSKSTTPAAAGASPQARPTMQPTTRPTTPEAAFTRLMEGNQRWVSGNLQHPDRDPDRREFVAQKQQPFGSVLACIDSRVPPELLFDTGLGDLYVMRTGGEAVGPVVTGSVEYGPMTSGTPLIVILGHQRCGAIEASYSSLRDGKPLPGNLEAIARALRPAYDQAVREGGPDPVDTMARAQVTLTATNLRSNQDLAPLVKKGTLAVIGAYYSLDTGKVEVLSGAPS; encoded by the coding sequence ATGGACGGAGCGAGACATCCGGACCGCAGAGCCCTGCTCGCCGGCGGACTGTTCGTCGCCACGGCGGCACTTTCGGGGTGCTCATCGAAGAGCACCACCCCGGCGGCGGCCGGCGCTTCACCACAGGCCCGGCCGACCATGCAGCCCACCACACGGCCGACCACCCCCGAAGCGGCCTTCACCCGCCTGATGGAGGGCAACCAGCGCTGGGTGAGCGGCAACCTCCAGCACCCCGACCGTGATCCCGACCGGCGCGAGTTCGTGGCCCAGAAACAGCAGCCCTTCGGCTCGGTCCTCGCCTGCATCGACTCCCGGGTCCCGCCGGAACTCCTCTTCGACACCGGCCTGGGCGACCTCTACGTGATGCGCACGGGCGGGGAGGCGGTCGGCCCTGTGGTTACGGGTTCCGTGGAGTACGGACCGATGACCAGCGGCACCCCGCTCATCGTGATCCTCGGCCACCAACGCTGCGGCGCCATCGAGGCTTCCTACTCCTCCCTCCGCGACGGCAAGCCACTGCCCGGCAACCTGGAGGCAATCGCCCGAGCCCTACGCCCGGCATACGACCAGGCAGTCCGCGAAGGCGGCCCCGACCCTGTAGACACCATGGCCCGCGCCCAGGTCACCCTGACCGCAACCAACCTCCGCTCCAACCAGGACCTCGCTCCCCTCGTAAAGAAGGGCACCCTGGCCGTGATCGGCGCCTACTACTCCCTCGACACCGGCAAGGTGGAGGTCTTGTCGGGGGCACCGTCTTAA
- the ychF gene encoding redox-regulated ATPase YchF produces MSLTIGIVGLPNVGKSTMFNALTKNDVLAANYPFATIEPNVGVVGVPDPRLAKLAEIFSSQKILPATVDFVDIAGIVRGASEGEGLGNKFLANIRESDAICQVIRAFKDENVVHVDGKVSPRDDIETINTELILADLQTIEKVLPRLQKESRIKKDVAPKVKAVEEAKAILEKGDTLFSAGIVQGSGNEELLHDLHLLTTKPFLYVFNVDEDELTDEDFKNEQRALVAPAEAIFLNAKLEADLAELDEDEALELLQSVGQEEPGLATLAHVGFNTLGLQTYLTAGPKETRAWTIKKNATAPEAAGVIHTDFQKGFIKAEIISFADLVETGSVAEARAAGKARMEGKEYVMQDGDVVEFRFNV; encoded by the coding sequence GTGTCGCTCACGATCGGAATCGTCGGTCTGCCGAATGTCGGCAAGTCGACCATGTTCAACGCCCTGACCAAGAACGACGTGCTGGCGGCCAACTACCCGTTCGCCACCATCGAGCCGAACGTCGGCGTCGTCGGCGTCCCCGACCCCCGCCTCGCCAAGCTCGCCGAGATCTTCTCCTCCCAGAAGATCCTCCCCGCCACCGTCGACTTCGTCGACATCGCGGGCATCGTCCGCGGCGCCTCCGAGGGCGAGGGCCTGGGCAACAAGTTCCTCGCGAACATCCGCGAGTCCGATGCGATCTGCCAGGTCATCCGCGCCTTCAAGGACGAGAACGTCGTCCACGTCGACGGCAAGGTCTCGCCCCGGGACGACATCGAGACCATCAACACCGAGCTGATCCTCGCCGACCTCCAGACCATCGAGAAGGTCCTGCCGCGCCTCCAGAAGGAGTCGCGCATCAAGAAGGACGTGGCTCCCAAGGTCAAGGCAGTGGAGGAGGCCAAGGCCATCCTGGAGAAGGGCGACACCCTCTTCTCCGCCGGCATCGTCCAGGGCTCCGGCAACGAAGAGCTCCTGCACGACCTCCACCTCCTCACCACCAAGCCCTTCCTCTACGTCTTCAACGTCGACGAGGACGAGCTGACCGACGAGGACTTCAAGAACGAACAGCGCGCCCTGGTCGCCCCCGCCGAGGCCATCTTCCTGAACGCCAAGCTGGAGGCCGACCTCGCCGAACTGGACGAGGACGAGGCCCTGGAACTCCTCCAGTCCGTAGGCCAGGAAGAACCCGGCCTCGCCACCCTCGCCCACGTCGGCTTCAACACCCTCGGCCTGCAGACCTACCTGACGGCCGGCCCCAAGGAAACCCGAGCCTGGACCATCAAGAAGAACGCCACCGCCCCCGAGGCCGCCGGCGTCATCCACACCGACTTCCAAAAGGGCTTCATCAAGGCCGAGATCATCTCCTTCGCCGACCTGGTGGAAACCGGCTCGGTAGCCGAGGCCCGCGCGGCCGGCAAGGCCCGCATGGAGGGCAAGGAGTATGTGATGCAGGACGGGGATGTGGTGGAGTTCCGGTTCAACGTCTGA
- a CDS encoding DUF6542 domain-containing protein: MPAAKLTGLGCWLLATLVLLAFALVDRLLFGGAPTAYGVCYLLVGIGAAVWVRPYDLVCAPVTLPIAFTLGALPIQRGGEGFEGLLMGVFTVLALNAGWLYAGTLVCALLAIVRRALFIARRRASRPVSRPQSAPRGQRNRPPSRAADRPRPRPGNRPRQVARQPERRAQPSRPPQSPHCSEAEPARSRP, encoded by the coding sequence ATGCCCGCCGCCAAACTGACCGGTCTCGGCTGCTGGCTGCTGGCGACGCTGGTGCTGCTGGCGTTCGCCTTGGTGGACCGGCTGCTGTTCGGCGGCGCACCGACCGCGTACGGCGTCTGCTACCTGCTGGTGGGCATCGGTGCGGCGGTGTGGGTCAGGCCGTACGACCTGGTCTGTGCGCCGGTCACGCTGCCGATCGCCTTCACGCTCGGTGCGCTGCCGATCCAGCGGGGCGGGGAGGGGTTCGAGGGGCTGCTGATGGGCGTCTTCACCGTCCTCGCGCTGAACGCGGGCTGGCTCTACGCCGGCACGCTGGTCTGCGCGCTGCTCGCGATCGTCCGGCGGGCGCTGTTCATCGCCCGGCGTCGGGCCAGCCGACCGGTGAGTCGACCGCAGAGCGCACCGCGCGGGCAGAGGAACCGGCCGCCGTCGCGGGCCGCCGACCGTCCCCGGCCCCGGCCGGGGAACCGTCCGCGGCAGGTGGCTCGCCAGCCCGAGCGGCGTGCGCAGCCATCGCGGCCCCCACAATCCCCGCATTGTTCTGAAGCTGAGCCGGCACGATCTCGGCCCTGA
- a CDS encoding 4-hydroxy-3-methylbut-2-enyl diphosphate reductase → MTSSPSPTPATTPGEAASRRRVLLAAPRGYCAGVDRAVIAVEKALEQYGAPVYVRHEIVHNKYVVKTLEKKGAIFVEETEEVPEGNIVIFSAHGVAPVVHEEAKRGKLATIDATCPLVTKVHKEAVRYAKEDYDILLIGHEGHEEVIGTSGEAPEHITLVDGPKDVENVEVRDPDKVVWLSQTTLSVDETMETVDALKGRYPNLLSPPSDDICYATQNRQTAVKQMGAEADLVIVVGSKNSSNSVRLVEVALGAGARDAHLVDYAEEIDESWLEGVGTVGVTSGASVPEVLVHGVLDWLAARGYEDVETLTAAEESIHFSLPKELRRDLRAEAKSATEG, encoded by the coding sequence ATGACTTCCTCGCCCAGCCCGACTCCCGCCACCACCCCGGGCGAAGCCGCTTCGCGCCGCAGGGTCCTGCTCGCCGCCCCCCGTGGTTACTGCGCGGGCGTGGACCGCGCCGTCATCGCCGTCGAGAAGGCACTTGAGCAGTACGGCGCGCCCGTCTACGTACGCCACGAGATCGTCCACAACAAGTACGTCGTGAAGACCCTGGAGAAGAAGGGCGCGATCTTCGTCGAGGAGACGGAAGAGGTGCCCGAGGGCAACATCGTCATCTTCTCCGCGCACGGCGTCGCCCCGGTGGTCCACGAAGAGGCCAAGCGCGGCAAGCTCGCCACCATCGACGCGACCTGCCCGCTCGTCACCAAGGTCCACAAGGAAGCCGTCCGCTACGCCAAGGAGGACTACGACATCCTCCTGATCGGCCACGAGGGCCACGAAGAGGTCATCGGCACCAGCGGTGAGGCGCCCGAGCACATCACCCTCGTCGACGGCCCCAAGGACGTCGAGAACGTCGAGGTCCGCGACCCCGACAAGGTCGTCTGGCTCTCCCAGACCACGCTCTCGGTCGACGAGACCATGGAGACCGTCGACGCCCTCAAGGGCCGCTACCCCAACCTCCTCTCGCCCCCCAGCGACGACATCTGCTACGCCACCCAGAACCGCCAGACCGCGGTGAAGCAGATGGGCGCCGAGGCCGATCTGGTCATCGTCGTCGGCTCCAAGAACTCCTCGAACTCCGTGCGCCTGGTCGAGGTGGCGCTGGGCGCCGGCGCCCGCGACGCCCATCTGGTCGACTACGCCGAGGAGATCGACGAGTCCTGGCTGGAGGGCGTCGGCACGGTCGGCGTCACCTCCGGCGCCTCCGTCCCCGAGGTCCTCGTCCACGGCGTCCTGGACTGGCTCGCCGCGCGCGGCTACGAGGACGTCGAGACCCTCACGGCCGCCGAGGAGTCCATCCACTTCTCGCTGCCCAAGGAACTCCGCCGGGACCTGCGCGCCGAGGCCAAGTCCGCCACCGAGGGCTGA
- a CDS encoding APC family permease — protein sequence MPGTGGDGEGGTEDGGTEDGRADGGAYGGAGGGSGPPGALRRTLSFRDLLVYGLLFIAPMAPVGLFGTLQARSQGAVTAVYLVATVAMAFTASSYGLMVRVAPRAGSVYAYARLGLGEGAGFVAGWMAMLDYLLIPAVAYLFSGFALHALVPAVHPWVWTALAVVVTTLLNLSGVRTAARVGFAVLAMEIVVLAVFVVAAVVVLVVHGPQRGWAAPLTGEGAFSAGAVLAAVSVAVLSYLGFDAIASFAEEAGGGPGRVARALFTCLVVAGVLFAVQTYLAALLMPVSAAELAARPAEQGAAFYTAVDSAAGRWLEVLVAVSKAVGAAFAALAGQAAAGRLLFAMARDRRLPGAMAKVDAGSGAPRRALLGAALVTLVAAVGAARRDDGLDQLSSIVNVGALTAFGLLHASVIGWFWFRGGRGRPPAGRGREAAGGREAAGGREAGRGGPGVLRHAVVPLLGLAVVVAVVVEASGTALLVGGVWLVAGLVVVGVQRGGRVRG from the coding sequence ATGCCGGGCACGGGCGGCGACGGGGAGGGGGGCACGGAGGACGGCGGCACGGAGGACGGCCGAGCGGACGGCGGGGCATACGGGGGCGCCGGCGGGGGCTCCGGCCCTCCCGGGGCGCTGCGGCGGACGCTGAGCTTCCGGGATCTGCTCGTCTACGGTCTGCTGTTCATCGCCCCGATGGCGCCGGTCGGGCTCTTCGGCACGCTGCAGGCCAGGTCGCAGGGGGCGGTCACCGCCGTCTACCTGGTCGCGACCGTCGCGATGGCGTTCACCGCCTCCTCGTACGGCCTGATGGTGCGGGTCGCCCCACGGGCCGGGTCGGTCTACGCGTACGCCCGGCTGGGGCTGGGCGAGGGCGCGGGGTTCGTCGCCGGGTGGATGGCGATGCTGGACTATCTGCTGATTCCGGCGGTGGCGTATCTGTTCTCCGGTTTTGCGCTGCATGCGCTGGTGCCGGCCGTGCACCCGTGGGTGTGGACGGCGCTGGCAGTAGTGGTGACGACGCTGCTGAATCTGTCCGGCGTACGGACCGCGGCCCGGGTCGGGTTCGCGGTGCTGGCGATGGAGATCGTGGTGCTCGCGGTGTTCGTGGTGGCGGCGGTCGTGGTGCTGGTCGTACACGGGCCGCAGCGGGGCTGGGCCGCGCCGCTGACCGGGGAGGGCGCGTTCTCGGCCGGGGCGGTGCTGGCCGCGGTGTCGGTGGCGGTGCTGTCCTATCTGGGCTTCGATGCGATCGCGTCGTTCGCGGAGGAGGCCGGGGGCGGGCCCGGCCGGGTGGCGCGGGCGCTGTTCACCTGTCTGGTGGTGGCCGGTGTGCTGTTCGCGGTGCAGACGTATCTGGCGGCGCTGCTGATGCCGGTGAGCGCGGCGGAGCTGGCGGCCCGGCCCGCGGAGCAGGGCGCGGCGTTCTACACCGCGGTCGACTCGGCGGCGGGCCGGTGGCTGGAGGTTCTGGTGGCGGTGAGCAAGGCGGTCGGCGCGGCGTTCGCGGCGCTGGCGGGGCAGGCCGCGGCCGGTCGGCTGCTGTTCGCGATGGCTCGGGACCGGCGGCTGCCGGGGGCGATGGCGAAGGTGGACGCGGGCAGCGGGGCGCCGCGCCGGGCGCTGCTGGGGGCGGCGCTGGTGACGCTGGTGGCGGCGGTGGGCGCGGCCCGTCGGGACGACGGTCTCGATCAGCTGTCGTCGATCGTGAACGTGGGGGCGCTGACGGCGTTCGGCCTGCTGCACGCCTCGGTGATCGGCTGGTTCTGGTTCCGGGGAGGGCGGGGGCGCCCGCCGGCCGGGCGGGGCCGGGAGGCCGCGGGCGGACGGGAGGCCGCGGGCGGACGGGAGGCCGGGCGCGGCGGGCCCGGTGTGCTGCGGCATGCGGTGGTGCCGTTGCTGGGGCTGGCGGTGGTGGTCGCGGTGGTCGTCGAGGCGTCCGGCACCGCGCTGCTGGTGGGCGGGGTGTGGCTGGTGGCGGGGCTCGTGGTGGTGGGGGTGCAGCGCGGGGGGCGGGTGCGGGGGTGA
- the xseA gene encoding exodeoxyribonuclease VII large subunit, with protein MAVSTSPETPIPVGEVSRLIGGWIERLGAVWVEGQITQLSRRPGAGVVFLTLRDPSYDISVSVTCYRQVFDKVAEVVSEGARVVVHAKPEWYAPRGQLSLRAAEIKPVGVGELLARLEQLKKSLSSEGLFAADRKKPLPFLPQLIGLVCGRASAAERDVLENARHRWPAVRFAVRNVPVQGVHAVPQVIAAVQELDALPEVDVIIVARGGGSVEDLLPFSDEQLVRAVGAAVTPVVSAIGHEPDSPLLDLVADLRASTPTDAAKKVVPDVGEELARVQQLRERARRAIDGFVQREERGLAAALHRPSIQRPHRMVEEREEQITALLERGRRTLGHLLDRADSELSHTLARVVALSPKATLERGYAVLQKPDGTAVRSPGEVTAEDSLRARVAEGEFRVRVNGAPGAATAAE; from the coding sequence ATGGCTGTTTCTACGTCTCCGGAAACGCCGATCCCGGTCGGCGAGGTGTCCCGGCTCATCGGCGGCTGGATCGAGCGGCTCGGCGCGGTGTGGGTCGAGGGGCAGATCACCCAGCTCTCGCGGCGCCCCGGCGCGGGGGTGGTCTTTCTGACCCTGCGTGACCCGTCGTACGACATCTCGGTGAGCGTGACGTGCTACCGCCAGGTCTTCGACAAGGTCGCCGAGGTGGTCAGCGAGGGCGCCCGGGTGGTGGTGCACGCCAAACCGGAGTGGTATGCCCCGCGCGGCCAGCTGTCGCTGCGGGCCGCCGAGATCAAGCCGGTCGGGGTCGGTGAACTCCTCGCCCGTCTGGAGCAGTTGAAGAAGTCGCTGTCCTCGGAGGGCCTGTTCGCGGCGGACCGCAAGAAGCCGCTGCCGTTTCTGCCGCAGCTGATCGGGCTGGTCTGCGGCCGGGCGAGCGCCGCGGAGCGGGACGTCCTGGAGAACGCCCGGCATCGCTGGCCGGCCGTCCGCTTCGCGGTGCGCAATGTGCCGGTGCAGGGGGTGCATGCGGTCCCGCAGGTGATCGCGGCGGTCCAGGAGCTGGATGCGCTGCCCGAGGTGGACGTGATCATCGTGGCCCGGGGCGGCGGCAGCGTGGAGGACCTGCTGCCGTTCTCCGACGAACAGCTCGTACGGGCCGTGGGCGCGGCCGTCACCCCCGTCGTCTCGGCGATCGGCCATGAGCCGGACAGCCCGCTGCTGGATCTCGTCGCCGACCTGCGCGCCTCGACTCCGACGGACGCGGCGAAGAAGGTGGTGCCCGATGTCGGCGAGGAGCTGGCCCGGGTCCAGCAGCTGCGGGAGCGGGCGCGGCGGGCGATCGACGGCTTCGTCCAGCGGGAGGAGCGGGGGCTGGCCGCGGCGCTCCACCGGCCCTCCATACAGCGCCCGCATCGGATGGTGGAGGAGCGCGAGGAGCAGATCACGGCGCTGCTGGAGCGCGGCCGGCGGACCCTGGGCCATCTGCTGGACCGCGCCGACTCGGAGCTGTCGCACACCCTGGCGCGGGTGGTCGCGCTCTCCCCCAAGGCCACGCTGGAGCGCGGTTATGCGGTCCTGCAGAAGCCGGACGGGACGGCGGTGCGCTCCCCCGGGGAGGTCACCGCGGAGGACAGCTTGCGGGCCCGGGTCGCCGAGGGCGAGTTCCGGGTGCGGGTGAACGGCGCCCCGGGCGCTGCCACGGCCGCCGAATAG